Proteins from a single region of Methanoculleus taiwanensis:
- a CDS encoding ABC-three component system middle component 6, whose protein sequence is MILPSKHISEDQALLGVGAVLLRNLEQPQTVTSLWSKVRDNRSVGTYERFVLALDLLHITGIINLSQGMLQLEAP, encoded by the coding sequence ATGATCTTGCCATCGAAGCACATCTCTGAGGATCAGGCCCTGCTCGGCGTCGGCGCCGTCTTGCTGCGTAACTTGGAACAGCCACAGACCGTCACTAGCCTCTGGAGTAAGGTGCGAGATAACCGGTCTGTCGGCACCTACGAACGCTTTGTGTTGGCATTGGATCTGCTACACATCACGGGAATCATCAACCTCTCCCAAGGCATGCTCCAACTGGAGGCGCCATGA
- a CDS encoding ABC-three component system protein, whose protein sequence is MIHSVSANQPSFHTVTFTTGLNVILAERSETSTEKDTRNGLGKSTLIEIIDFCLGSRVTKGRGLSIEPLKQWAFTLEITLGGNRIKVTRAVADHNRIVIDGPTNGWIEQPDCDARSGELIFKVERWRQFLGWALFSLPRSADQLPYKPSFRSLVSYMVRRGPDAYISPFQHNTKQQTWDSQLHIAYLLGMNWEFPARLRGLNEREDGVKAIEKAIKTGAMEGAIGTVGELETQRIQLEQQSAVAKQALDTFKVHPQYESVQQDADRLTKEIHDLVNRNVTDRRHLSRYQESIKEEKPPVEMSLERLYEECGLVFPDAIKRSLNEARTFHHQIISNRCDFLETEIRRTQQAIDERKSQIRDLTNQRAGMMEVLQTHGALQEMTKLQEGYVALQGSLDHVQTRLREMRNLNVAKREVKAQKTELVQTAEQDHEQRQDVWSEAVRLFNEHSQALYKSPGRLVIDVGEKGYKYHVEIERSGSEGIEKMKIFCFDLAVLQLQMQTRHGIDFLIHDTLMYDSVDARQRALAFERAHEVTTLLGGQYICTINSDMVPSKDFSEGFDFQEHVRLTLSDATPSGSLLGIRFERGGK, encoded by the coding sequence ATGATTCACAGTGTATCCGCCAATCAGCCATCCTTTCATACCGTTACCTTCACCACTGGTCTCAATGTCATCCTTGCAGAGCGTTCCGAGACTTCGACCGAGAAGGATACGCGCAATGGCCTTGGCAAATCGACGCTGATCGAGATCATAGATTTCTGTCTGGGTAGCCGTGTGACCAAGGGCAGAGGGTTATCGATCGAACCGCTAAAGCAGTGGGCCTTCACTCTTGAAATCACCCTCGGCGGCAACCGGATCAAAGTGACGCGGGCGGTGGCAGACCATAACCGCATTGTCATTGATGGCCCCACTAATGGTTGGATTGAGCAACCGGATTGCGACGCCAGATCAGGTGAACTGATTTTCAAGGTAGAACGGTGGCGACAATTTCTCGGCTGGGCGCTTTTTAGTCTCCCTAGATCTGCCGATCAATTGCCATATAAACCCAGTTTCCGCAGCCTTGTTTCTTACATGGTTCGTCGTGGGCCTGACGCCTACATCAGCCCATTTCAGCATAACACCAAGCAACAGACCTGGGATAGTCAACTGCATATTGCCTACCTCTTGGGAATGAATTGGGAGTTTCCAGCCCGTTTGAGGGGTCTAAATGAGCGCGAGGACGGCGTTAAAGCCATCGAAAAGGCCATCAAGACGGGCGCAATGGAAGGTGCCATTGGCACTGTTGGCGAACTGGAAACCCAGCGCATTCAGTTGGAGCAACAGAGTGCTGTTGCCAAGCAAGCGCTGGACACCTTTAAGGTCCATCCGCAGTATGAATCGGTGCAGCAGGACGCAGACAGGTTAACCAAGGAAATCCATGATCTGGTCAATCGCAATGTCACTGACAGGCGACACTTGAGCCGCTACCAAGAATCGATCAAAGAAGAGAAGCCGCCTGTGGAGATGTCACTTGAGCGTCTATATGAGGAATGCGGGTTGGTGTTTCCCGATGCGATCAAGCGGTCATTGAATGAGGCGCGAACTTTTCATCACCAGATCATATCCAATCGATGTGACTTCCTAGAAACCGAGATTAGACGCACTCAGCAGGCCATCGATGAGCGCAAATCGCAAATTAGAGATTTAACCAATCAACGTGCTGGGATGATGGAAGTTCTCCAGACGCATGGCGCGCTGCAAGAAATGACCAAACTCCAAGAGGGTTATGTGGCATTGCAGGGCTCGCTTGATCACGTACAGACTCGCTTGAGGGAGATGAGGAACCTTAACGTCGCCAAGCGAGAAGTCAAAGCACAAAAGACGGAATTGGTTCAGACTGCGGAGCAGGACCATGAGCAACGCCAGGATGTGTGGTCAGAGGCCGTGCGCTTGTTCAACGAGCACTCCCAGGCGCTCTATAAGTCCCCTGGAAGGCTGGTCATCGATGTCGGTGAAAAGGGCTACAAGTACCACGTTGAAATCGAGCGTAGCGGTAGCGAGGGCATCGAGAAGATGAAGATCTTCTGCTTTGACCTTGCCGTGCTCCAACTGCAGATGCAAACCCGTCATGGCATCGACTTCCTGATTCATGATACTCTGATGTACGACTCCGTGGACGCCCGGCAGCGAGCACTGGCATTCGAGCGCGCTCATGAAGTAACAACCTTGCTTGGCGGGCAGTACATCTGCACCATCAATTCGGATATGGTGCCGAGTAAAGACTTCAGCGAAGGCTTTGATTTCCAGGAGCACGTCCGGCTAACGCTTTCGGATGCGACACCATCCGGAAGCCTGCTCGGGATTCGCTTCGAGAGGGGCGGCAAATGA
- a CDS encoding HNH endonuclease → MSASYPTKLLLAYRSGDICALPGCGRRLTPDSKSGVPINVGEAAHIAGEHDGNGKSKISARYDPTMTDDERNHYNNLIYLCTNCHTIIDAIPQGEIDYPVELLYAIKAEHETKVRQAMLDAFADVGFPELQEATQWATAILPSAVTRDYSLLKLDDKIKKNDLDAGARGIIAMGLGVASDVSRYIESVAQTDVEFPERLKAGFLEEYWRLKKEGVSGGDLFELMCRFAQQGFHRQAERSAGLAVLVYLFEMCEVFEK, encoded by the coding sequence ATGAGCGCATCTTATCCGACTAAGCTGCTGTTGGCCTATAGAAGTGGCGACATCTGTGCACTGCCTGGTTGCGGCCGTAGGCTCACGCCCGATAGTAAATCTGGTGTTCCTATCAACGTCGGTGAAGCTGCCCATATCGCCGGAGAGCATGATGGCAATGGTAAAAGCAAGATATCCGCGCGCTATGACCCCACTATGACCGATGATGAACGCAACCACTACAACAATCTGATCTACCTTTGCACTAACTGTCACACCATCATCGATGCCATCCCTCAAGGTGAGATTGACTATCCGGTCGAACTTCTGTATGCAATCAAGGCGGAGCACGAGACGAAGGTGCGTCAAGCCATGCTCGATGCCTTTGCAGATGTTGGATTCCCGGAGCTGCAGGAGGCAACGCAGTGGGCCACCGCAATCTTGCCATCTGCTGTTACCAGAGATTACTCATTGCTCAAGCTCGATGACAAAATCAAGAAGAACGATCTCGACGCTGGTGCACGCGGCATCATCGCGATGGGACTGGGCGTCGCAAGTGACGTCTCTCGGTACATCGAGAGCGTGGCTCAGACAGACGTTGAATTCCCCGAACGCCTAAAGGCTGGTTTCCTTGAGGAATACTGGCGTCTTAAGAAGGAAGGTGTCAGCGGTGGTGACCTTTTCGAGTTAATGTGCCGGTTTGCCCAGCAGGGTTTCCACCGCCAGGCCGAGCGTTCAGCCGGGTTGGCTGTGTTAGTCTATTTGTTTGAAATGTGCGAGGTGTTCGAGAAATGA
- a CDS encoding restriction endonuclease subunit S translates to MSWDTIQLGEFLTLKRGYDLPSSQREDGNVPVVSSSGITGYHNAAKVKGPGVVTGRYGTLGEVFFLREDFWPLNTALYVQDFKGNDPRFSAYFLKTVLNGTSSDKAAVPGVNRNDLHARKVTVTQDPIQQKRIASILSAYDDLIENNRRRIALLEQAARLLYREWFVHLRFPGHEHVAIKDGVPDGWERGTITDIGLVVTGKTPSKKKDSYYGDDVPFIKTPDMHGNTLVIKTEESLSNEGANTQSNKTLSPRSILVSCIGTVGVVSFNCSEAQTNQQINAIVPADESLRYWTFFMARDLKPLLEGMGGGATMANVNKSKFSSIKVTIPSSLILDQFNSHVLRSIDQIEVLAKANLRLAQARDLLLPRLMNGEVTV, encoded by the coding sequence TGGAAACGTCCCAGTTGTGTCCTCTTCGGGGATTACGGGTTATCACAATGCAGCGAAGGTCAAGGGTCCAGGAGTGGTGACTGGACGATATGGCACGCTTGGTGAAGTGTTCTTCCTTCGCGAGGACTTCTGGCCATTGAATACCGCCCTTTACGTCCAAGATTTTAAAGGGAATGATCCTCGATTCTCAGCTTACTTTCTCAAAACCGTCCTTAATGGTACATCCAGCGATAAAGCCGCGGTTCCCGGTGTGAACCGGAATGATCTTCACGCTCGCAAGGTAACGGTCACTCAAGATCCCATTCAACAAAAGCGCATCGCCTCCATCCTCTCCGCCTACGACGACCTGATCGAGAACAACCGGCGGCGGATTGCGCTGCTCGAACAGGCGGCGCGGCTGCTCTACCGGGAATGGTTCGTCCACCTCCGCTTCCCCGGTCATGAACATGTTGCGATCAAAGACGGCGTGCCGGACGGGTGGGAGCGTGGAACGATTACAGATATTGGGTTGGTTGTGACGGGAAAGACTCCCAGCAAAAAAAAGGACTCCTATTACGGCGACGATGTTCCGTTCATAAAAACCCCAGATATGCACGGCAACACGCTGGTCATCAAAACAGAAGAGTCGCTCTCTAATGAAGGAGCAAACACACAATCGAACAAGACTCTCTCGCCCAGATCAATTCTTGTGTCTTGTATTGGGACAGTCGGGGTTGTTTCATTCAATTGTTCGGAAGCCCAAACCAATCAGCAGATCAACGCCATCGTCCCAGCAGACGAATCTCTCCGTTATTGGACGTTTTTTATGGCGCGGGATTTGAAACCATTGCTTGAGGGGATGGGTGGTGGAGCAACAATGGCCAATGTGAATAAATCTAAGTTTTCAAGCATTAAAGTGACCATTCCGTCATCACTGATACTCGATCAGTTTAATTCGCATGTTCTCAGGAGTATAGATCAAATAGAGGTGTTGGCCAAGGCAAATTTGCGACTTGCACAAGCCCGTGACCTCCTCCTCCCCCGCCTGATGAACGGAGAGGTGACAGTATGA